A segment of the Mercurialis annua linkage group LG4, ddMerAnnu1.2, whole genome shotgun sequence genome:
TCTTACTATGTAGTCCAAAATGCTAGCTTTAGCCCCACCTTTCAACTGTGTCAATTATGTAGTTCGAATACAGCCATCCATTATGTGAACTCGTTTTGCAGACCACTATTCTACATGATGGAGATGTTAAACTGGCCTTTTGTTCTGTACTGACTAGTTATCTCAAGAATTATCGGAAAATTGAAGGAAAGAAGACAAAACAAAGTAATAGAAACATAAATAGATGCATTAAATGTTGGCATGAGATTTCATTTAGAAATGCTGATATGACATTTGTAATCTAGAATTATACACTTGTTAGTGTAGCAAATTATGGCAGACCAGGAAAATGTTGTAGTCACAATATACATGGAATAGCTATAGCTGACCTAAAGACCCCAAAGTCGGGGCCGTAGCATTAAGATAAGTAAATGGTGtggtaaaaatgtaaaattgtcACAACCGTGTCTACATTTGCCTTCGTGAGCAACAAAAGGAGGAACGATACAGTTATGCTTAACTCCTGCAAAGTTCTCATGATATTTTGCTGCTTATAATATGTATACATGAGTTGACATGAGATGAAAGAGTGGAATATATTATTATCAGAGGAGTACTGAGATAATCATTCGATCTGCATGAAACATGAAGCCATCTTCTTCTTTAACATTGTTAATTGGTTGGTTAATCTTAGTACTGATCAAATAGTTTCTTTGCTGAACTTGTTATAACATTCCTTCCAATTTTATGCTTTTTTGTTGCATAGGAGCAAAAACTTCAGGATGAAATTCACAAGCTTAACATAGACTTGAAAGATCGAGATGCCTACATTAAGAAACATAAAGCTGAAATTGCAGATGCAGAATCTGGTATTTCGCAATCTCGTGAGGGGTTAAATAGTCATAGAGCACAGAGAGACAAGCTGCAGAATGAGCGAAAGTATCACCTTTTTCCCTGTTTATTTGTTTGGGCTTGTTAAGTCCATAATCAGAACATGGCTAAgtattcttctttctttttttcttccctTCCTAGGTCGTTGTGGGCAAAAGAAAGTGCACTTATTGCTGAAATTGATAAATTGAGAGTAGAAGTTGAAAAAGCAGAGAAGAGCCTTGATCATGCAACCCCTGGTGTAAGCTATTCTATTTTCATATCTGGTCTCTGATTCCATGAGCTCAATTATTCAAACACCTGATActtgatattgagttttgttttgttactgGGTCCATTAGTATATATACGCTCGACAACAAACAGACCTGTTTGCGAACTTGCAcatttatttatgatttattcACATAAATAAGCCCATTTTGATGCTTGTTTGTTAAACAAGATAAAGTAAAGCAGGTCCAAGGTTGGTTGACTGGGCTTGATAGCTCAAGTTTCATCAATATGATTTTTAGACAATATTTGGATTTGGGAATGGAATGGAGTGCATTTTTAATTGAACTTTGGGTTCTTTTTATATGACTCTAATTTTGTAGGCTGCATTTatgagtattatttatttatttatagagtCAGATATACAGTCAAAGAAATGGGGTTAAAAGTGAAAGGAGCAAAAATCGAGGATAAGTTTTGTTCCCACTGTTGGCAAAACACACGAAAAGGGGGGAGATTTTCAGGGGTTATATTTTGATCCCATATGAAATGGTGCCttcattttcaaatgtttgCTACTATGTTTGAAGCCATTTTGACTGCATAAGCGCGCgcacatatacatatatataaatataaatatatatacatatatattaaatatatatacatatacatacatataaaaatatatacacaTTTACATTCATACATATATATCTATATGCACTTACATGCATACACACATACATATATAAAGCTGATCAGCCAAATGCGCAATTCAGCTTTGTTGTGCCTCAAAACTAGTAATTGATACACTGCTTTTGTAATGGAAGATATGGCACACTAAAAGATTTAATAGCTGTGGGTGAATGGTCTGTTAGCTGTGCTTGATGGCTTCTTTTTAAAAGAGATTCTTCAGCAGAATTTAGATCTTAGATTTATTAACCATCTCAGACTTTTTTTTGGTTGGTTTGTTTATTACTATTTTACTTTGATAAAATATCAGGACGTGAGGAGAGGACTCAACTCTATTCGTCGAATTTGTAGAGACTATGACATTAATGGGGTTTTTGGTCCAATTATTGAGTTGATAGAATGTGATGAAAAGTTTTTTACTGCAGTTGAAGTCACTGCTGGAAACAGGTATCATTTATGTtctgttataaaaaaattcctaaATTTTCTGAATTGGAGCTTTATGTTCTCCTTAATCTGCAGATTAGATTAAATGCGGCCTTTTACTTTGGCCATCCcatgttttaattgatttttagtttACTTTAAACTGTTCTTTTTGTGTGTACAGCTTGTTTCATGTGGTGGTGGAGAATGATGATATATCAACACAGATAATTAGACACCTTAATTCTTTGAAAGGTGGACGTGTTACTTTTATACCACTTAACAGGGTTAAGGCACCACATATAACTTATCCACAGAGATCAGATGTCAtacctttgttaaaaaaattgaagttctCCTCCAATTTTACCCCTGCTTTTGCTCAGGTGAATACTTCTCTCTTATTCCGTGTTCATATAAACAACGAGTCTgagagaaaaataattaatagaaattcAAGTACTGTATTTTGGCTAAGTAAATTGAGAATGTACTGATATTGCTGAAGTAGATAATTGGTCAATGTTATTACTCACTTATTTTCTCATCTTGCTTGCTATGGGTCCTTTTGTAAATTGTTTCAAAAAGTGATAATTATCTATACACCTAAAGGTTTTTAAGTGAAAAAGTGAAATTAGGTAGATGATAGCATGGGGCTATTTGCTCTTATGGTGATGTCTAGAATTGCTGATCCTGcgtcaataaattaaatttcttcCAGTTAACAAACTTCCCGGTCAGCCTTCTAATCATCCCACATTGTAATTGAGTGCTCAAGCATTTGAACTATCTTTGGCATGCATTTGTTTATGTTGTGATTGTAGTGAACCTACATGGGGCATCATGTGACTCATGAACGTAAAATCCCTTCTTCCTCGATTGATGtagatgcattctttttgaaagATTCCTGTGTTTCTATGATCAGAGCACTGCAGTTCCTTTCCATAACTCTTGGAATCTGTCCCATAAATAAATTATGGATGTATCAAGTCAATGGGCATGTCTTTTACCATCTGGTCATTATGATAAACATTTGAGTTATAGGATATATTAGTTGCTTTTTAAAGGTTGAGAGTTGCACAATGCTTTGTCTTGTTTATATCATCGACTTGCTTCAGGTATTTGCTAGAACtgtgatttgtcgagatctgaATGTTGCCACTGAAGTTGCACGAACTAATGGTCTGGACTGCATAACTTTGGAAGGTTAGCGAGTGGGTTTTCTGCATTTTGACCTTTCTGTCTCTAAACAAGTGTCAGGACTAATGTAGTCCACTTTTTATCAGGTGATCAAGTAAGCAAGAAAGGTGGCATGACAGGAGGATTTTACGACCATCGTCGTTCAAAGTTGAAGTTTATGAATATGATAATGCAGAATACAAGATCTATCAATATGAAGGAAGAAGAGCTGCAAGAAGTTAGATCTATGCTAGGAGATATCCttttctttgattttatttagACAATTTGGGTAGTGCTTTCATGTTATCTGTTGAAAAGCATTTTCTTTTTTGGATGGCTGCATAAAATGGTAAATATTGCAGTTTACTCTTGTTGGATTTTTCTTAATTATGACGTTAGTAGTCACTGCTGATTTACTGGTAGCTAGAGTATCTAAATGTCCGAGGATTATTAGTTGTACGGTGTCTCATATTCCTTGACAGACCTACATATCCTCAAAAAGTTTTTTGGAGCTCCAGTCTTGGATTTTACTTGAGAAGAcagtttatttaatattttatgttctCCACTGATACATTTTTTGCATTCTGTTGCTTCTCTGGTTCATTTGAGTTCACCTAGGATTTAAGAGCAACTACCTATATTTCACTGCATACTTGCTGTTGTGCTCTGCCATCTCATTTCTATGTTTTTATCAAAGTGAGGACCTGTAACATGGAGCTGGACCTttgcttcatttttttttttaaataattatctaGGCATTTTTATAGGAGTCTTTTGGAGTAAATGGTAAATTCTTTTGTAAGCTACTGgaagaaagaaatgaaaaagcCAAGTCCCGCTTAATGCTAGAATTATGAATGACTTGATTAAATCCCAAAATTCATCTGCCTGAGCAGATGCTAGTCACAAAATTCTTTTAGCATTACAGCTTTTGAGCCATCTGTCTTTACCATTCATAAAATGCTTTTTTGAACAGACCATCTTATTCTTGTCATAGTAGTAAACATATGAGCTTGGCAATTGCCAATGGACATCTCAGTGATGTTATTGTCCTCCTGATGTCATGTCTATCCAGACATCTCTGTTTTGCTTTTACTTGATTATTCTCACATATAGACCAGAAGATAACTGAACAAGTGACTGAGCAGCAGAAAATTGATGCAAAGCGAGGCCATGACAGATCAGAGTTAGAACAGCTGAAGCAGGATGTTTCTAATGCTAATAAACAGAAACAAACTATTTTAAAAGCTCTCGACAAGAAGGTAGTTTATACTTTTAGATTACCTTCCCTTGCCAAAAGCGGTAGTCCTTGTACATTTATTTTTGCTGTTCTGAAAATGATTGAAACTCTTCTTACATAATTTTGTAGGAAAAATCACTTGCTGATGTCCGAACTCAAATAGATCAGCTTAGAGGCAGTATGACCATGAAACAGGCCGAGATGGGTACAGAACTCATTGATCACTTAACGCCGGAGGAAAAAGAACTCCTTTCACGTCTAAACCCTGAAATTGCAAACCTTAAAGAGAAGCTTATTGCCTGCAGAACAGATCGCATGGAGGTTGGTAACTTAATTTGTTGCTGTTATGATTGggatttttttaactaatttgttGGCTCATAGAATATATATGCCCAACCCTTAGACTGAAACAAGAAAAGCTGAACTGGAGACTAACCTTACTACCAATCTGAAAAGACGAAAGCAAGAGTTGGAAGCTGTCATATCATCTGCAGAGACAGACATCTTGCATGGTGAAGCCGAGTTAAAGGTACAGGAGCTGGATGAGGCTAAGTCATTGCTTGAAGTTACAACACTAGAACTAAAAAGTGAGCTTCATGTTAATATTACTTAACTAATATTAATGGTTGAAATTTAAGGCTTGTGCGCTAATTTCGGATTGTTTTCAGGAGTTTCTGGTCGTATAGCGGAATTGACAAAGCAACTTAAAGAGATCaaggataaaaagggaaaattaaAGGTAAACCTGACCTCAGTTTTGGCTCTTGGTTCATTCATATTTGAGGTCTGGACACAACCTCTTTGCAAAATGTAAGGGGAAGACTGCATACAAATGCGCCCACCTTCCCCCTACCCCCTCAATAGCTGGGGAGCAGTTTGTGGACAGGATGAGTCTTTTTAAGGCAGTAACTTTGGCTCCAGGCTAAGGAAGACAGCTATGAGAGCACACTTCAGGAGGAAGCGAAAGAATTGGAGCAGTTGTTGGGTAAAAGGAATACTTTTCAAGCCAAGCAAGAGGAGTTCTCAAACAAAATTAGAGAGTTGGGCCCCTTATCATCAGATGCTTTTGAAACGTAATACTTCCTCGTCAAAACTTTGAACTTGCTCAATTCATTTTTAAACGAACGATTGCGGTCTAAAGCACCAAAAGTTTTCACACTTGGATGTGTACTTTTTTATTATACTATGATCAATCTAACACCTTCAGGTGTGATTGATTAGCTGTGTGCCTAATCCACCACAGTCCACacacaaaaaaattatgttgaTATTCTTGGAGGGTGTCATTATTATTGTCAAATGACCAATTTGTCAAAAAGTTCAAACAGTTAGATGAAGCTACAAGCCTGCAACTATGGTTTTATAATATCCAACATAGATCCACTTTATCTTGtgtctaaatatttaaatattcagATGGTAGTTGTCAAGAATCAAATTCTAGACCTTTTGATATTagaagctctgataccatgtaaaattattaattcattCAAAAGTTCAAGCTATGAGGTGAGGCTCCAACTATGATTTTATTATCTCTAACAACTATTAATCATGCCATTGCATAGTGTATGTTATTACATTTTTCTCTGACCATCAGGAGCCCCTAAATACTCGTCCTTTATTTCGTTTTACGAATATGCTTTGTTCACAATTTGTAACAGGTATAAGAGAAAGAGCATAAAAGAGTTGAACAAAATGCTCCATAGGTGCAATGAGCAACTGCAACAGTTCAGCCATGTCAACAAGAAGGCACTAGATCAGTATGTAAACTTCACTGAGCAACGAGAAGAACTCCAAAAAAGACAAGCAGAACTTGATGCTGGGGACGAGGTATCAGTATTTTGACATTGTTTCAATCTGTTATGATGTATATACTATTGGCAATAGGGGCTTGACAggttttatttatctttaaatcATTGCAGAAAATCAAGGAGCTAATTTCTGTTTTGGATCAGCGGAAGGATGAATCTATAGAGCGTACTTTTAAAGGTGTTGCTCGGCATTTTCGAGAAGTGTTCTCTGAACTTGTCCAAGGTGGTCACGGTCATCTAGTTATGATGAAGAAAAAGGTTTGTTATTTGAGCTTTTAGGTCATATATGATCATGCATCATAAACATATGTTTAACATGGCATAAACTTAAACGCACTTGAAATGTAAAATATGATACTGTTGTTTGAT
Coding sequences within it:
- the LOC126679037 gene encoding structural maintenance of chromosomes protein 3; this translates as MYIKQIIIEGFKSYREQVATESFSPKVNCVVGANGSGKTNFFHSIRFVLSDLFQNLRNEDRHALLHEGAGHQVLSAFVEIVFDNSDNRIPVDKEEVRLRRTIGLKKDEYFLDGKHITKTEVMNLLESAGFSRSNPYYVVQQGKIASLTLMKDSERLDLLKEIGGTRVYEERRRESLKIMQETGNKRKQIIQVVQYLDERLRELDEEKEELRKYQQLDKQRKSLEFTIYDKELHDARQKLAEVEEARNKVSEKSAKMYNDVLDAHEESKGLEKTLKDITKELQGLDKEKEVVEKRQTESMKKHTELDLDVKDLQEKISGNAQAKEDAVKQLDILQREIQDSMEELDKISPLYESQVVKEKNTAKGIMEREKQLSILYQKQGRATQFPSKAARDKWLQKEIDDLQRVLSSNLSQEQKLQDEIHKLNIDLKDRDAYIKKHKAEIADAESGISQSREGLNSHRAQRDKLQNERKSLWAKESALIAEIDKLRVEVEKAEKSLDHATPGDVRRGLNSIRRICRDYDINGVFGPIIELIECDEKFFTAVEVTAGNSLFHVVVENDDISTQIIRHLNSLKGGRVTFIPLNRVKAPHITYPQRSDVIPLLKKLKFSSNFTPAFAQVFARTVICRDLNVATEVARTNGLDCITLEGDQVSKKGGMTGGFYDHRRSKLKFMNMIMQNTRSINMKEEELQEVRSMLGDIDQKITEQVTEQQKIDAKRGHDRSELEQLKQDVSNANKQKQTILKALDKKEKSLADVRTQIDQLRGSMTMKQAEMGTELIDHLTPEEKELLSRLNPEIANLKEKLIACRTDRMETETRKAELETNLTTNLKRRKQELEAVISSAETDILHGEAELKVQELDEAKSLLEVTTLELKRVSGRIAELTKQLKEIKDKKGKLKAKEDSYESTLQEEAKELEQLLGKRNTFQAKQEEFSNKIRELGPLSSDAFETYKRKSIKELNKMLHRCNEQLQQFSHVNKKALDQYVNFTEQREELQKRQAELDAGDEKIKELISVLDQRKDESIERTFKGVARHFREVFSELVQGGHGHLVMMKKKDGDHGDDDYDDDAPREADTEGRVEKYIGVKVKVSFTGQGETQSMKQLSGGQKTVVALTLIFAIQRCDPAPFYLFDEIDAALDPQYRTAVGNMIRRLADMANTQFITTTFRPELVKVADKIYGVTHKNRVSRVNVVSKEDALEFIDHDQSHNVD